Proteins encoded within one genomic window of Tamandua tetradactyla isolate mTamTet1 chromosome 11, mTamTet1.pri, whole genome shotgun sequence:
- the LOC143649652 gene encoding olfactory receptor 7A17-like, producing the protein MGPVNETEISEFYLLGISEEPELQPFLFGLFLSMYLVTITGNLLIILATLSDAHLHTPMYFFLSNLSFADICLSCTIIPKMLVNIQLQSGVITYAGCLTQMSFFILFIGLDDILLTVMAYDRFVAICHPLHYTVIMNPRLCVLLVLGSWIIIVLNALLQSLVVLQLSFCAPLEIPHFFCEYNQMVQLACSDTFLNEIVMYFAAALLGGGPFIGIIFSYSKIVSSVRAISSALGRFKAFSTCASHLSVVLLFYCTSIGVYVSSFSMPSAYASAQASVMYTVVTPMLNPFIYSLRNKELKGALKRILGGRA; encoded by the coding sequence ATGGGACCtgtaaatgaaacagaaatttcagaattttatcttCTGGGAATTTCAGAGGAACCAGAACTGCAGCCCTTCCTCTTTGGGCTCTTCCTGTCCATGTACCTGGTCACCATCACTGGGAACCTGCTCATCATCCTGGCCACCCTCTCTGACGCCCACCTTCAtacacccatgtacttcttcctctccaacctgTCCTTTGCTGACATCTGTTTATCCTGCACCATCatcccaaagatgctggtgaacatTCAGTTGCAGAGCGGAGTCATAACCTATGCAGGCTGCCTCACCCAGATGTCCTTTTTCATACTATTTATAGGGTTGGATGACATTCTCCTGACCGTGATGGCTTATGACCGCTTTGTGGCCATCTGTCATCCCCTGCACTACACGGTCATCATGAACCCCAGGCTCTGTGTCTTGCTGGTTCTGGGGTCCTGGATCATAATAGTCCTGAATGCTTTGTTACAAAGCTTAGTGGTGTTGCAACTGTCCTTTTGTGCACCCTTGGAAATCCCCCACTTTTTCTGTGAATATAATCAGATGGTCCAACTTGCTTGTTCCGACACTTTCCTCAATGAGATAGTGATGTATTTTGCGGCTGCACTTCTTGGTGGAGGGCCATTCATTGGCATCATTTTCTCCTATTCTAAGATTGTTTCCTCCGTACGTGCAATCTCATCAGCTCTGGGAAGGTTTAAAGCATTTTCCACCTGTGCATCCCACCTCTCTGTGGTCCTCTTATTTTATTGTACAAGTATTGGTGTGTACGTGAGTTCTTTTTCTATGCCTAGTGCATATGCAAGTGCCCAAGCCTCAGTCATGTACACTGTGGTCAcccccatgctgaaccccttcaTCTACAGTTTGAGGAACAAAGAGCTAAAAGGGGCTCTGAAGAGAATCCTTGGTGGAAGAGCATAA